Part of the Denticeps clupeoides chromosome 3, fDenClu1.1, whole genome shotgun sequence genome, tcacccttggtgacagtgggcaccatgacaggcgcccggggagcagtgtctggggacgggaccttcatcaaggggacctcagtggcatctcggcggttcggggttcgaaccggcaacctttcgattGTGCTTATTACCTGTTAGGGCGCCACTGCCCTGTTTTCCGGGGTGCTTGCTGTAGGATGCAGTGTGCTTCaactttttgccattttcactgaaaaaaataaaacatctactctgtcttattgtctgacttctgtatagaaactagaacagagtgaataaaaagattgtattcatagttgggggtcctagtgaaccagaactgatcacttcatccatggtaacatggaagcacgttgtaagtcgctctggatacggtcgtctggtaaatgccgtaaaatgtaaaatgtagaatgtaaaatgtaaaatgtaaaatgtaaaatgtaaaatgtagaatgCAATGTACTCTGTCACAgctaatattttataatatagtGACAGCAGGTTTAGGTGTGGCGGATCACGTCAATTCTTCTAAGTTGAGCCGGTGTTCTCTATTCTCCTGTTTTCAACACGATGCGCTTCGCTGACGTGAGGGTGGGAGCAACATCTCAGCTGCTCTGGCTTCTCACCGCTAGACACAGCTGATCTGCTGTTGCAGATTAGAATCTTGTTCTCCGCTCATCGTTTGCACCCCGGTGTCATTTCGGTGTCGTTTCCAGTACGGTGAAAGTGTTTCTTCATATAAAAAAGTGGCCAGTTGACATCTGAACGGACAAACATGACGCTACGGCTGCAGAGAAATGTGACGCTTTTAATGGTCCAGACAGCAGACTGACGATGATGACGATTTAATAATGATGCTGATGTTCTCATACAAagggggacagtggtggcctagcggttaaggaagtggcgccgtaatcagaaggttgccatttcgaatcccgatccaccaaggatccactgaggtgccactgagcaaagcaccatccccacacactgctccccaggcgcctgtcatggtgcccactgctcacacagggtgatgggttaaatgcagaggacaactttcactgtgtgcaccgtgtgctgtgctgctgtgtatcataagtgacaatcaaaaacattttttaaaaatgccataATAAGTTGCCAGATTATACAGGCTTCCTTTTAATAACTTTATAGTCAGTCAGGCAATGTCTATATTTTCCAAAAAACGAATCATATTAATTCTCACTTTATTTAGTTATCATTCTTTTGGGTAacatgatataaaaataaaaatgtcggGGCTAGGGGTGTAAATCTATACCAAACTCAAAATATATCTTATTCTTCTAGATCATACAGGcttaatgttttgtgtgtgattctGTCCCTGCATTGTCCCTGTCTTTTACACAGTAAATTATCGCCACTGACACTGGCAGGATCACCTCTCTGACCCATTTCATCTCATGGCGGCTGCCATCAGATGAGGACAGGCTAGttgtcatatttcatattttcaattcgattcaaattttatttgtcacctcaatattgcaaatattccaGTGtttcaaatatgcaaatataaacaaatattatcaTACAATTATGTTCTGTCACAATGTCTTATTGCCTGTTGTTGTGTCCTATTGTCCCGCAGCTACGAGTCAAGGAAGAAAATAAGAATAAGATCCTCGCACAAGCCCCATCAGCCTTTAAAGTAGCATCACATGCATCACACAGCGTCTCTGAACTTCACGTCCTCCTGTCTTCTTCACTCTTTAAGGTTAAAGAACGGTCCTGTTTGTGTGGTGCGGGCAGGAATGGCCCAGGCTCAAGCGTCCATCCTTTATTTTTACCACCATTTtgaccttttttaaaatgactttcatAGCATCGATTGTCTCAgcgataatttttttatttttttttttttttacttttcctttcATGTCTGACGACTTCAGCGATGTGCGTGCAGGTCGAGCGTCCTGTGGAGCTGCATCACGTCTCTGGCCTACTTTCACTCCACCATCCCCACCATGGCAGTGGCAGGGGACCGTTGCCCGAGTAACGCCACCTCACCGCACAACAATTCTGTGATCAAGAAATATTATTGGGCCTGTCTCCCTGGAGATCATTCGGGCATGAAAAATCATCCAGCACGattacacaaataaattcattaataacGCTCGCACACCCAAAATAACACGCACTCTCTGTTCTATGCCACACTTCCCAACATTTATTAACTTTCCGCTCAAACAAAATATGACCAAATCAAGACAGAGTAAATCTTTTATTTTCGTACCTTTTTATGTTCATGCATACAGGGACAGGCTCAGGCGCTGAGGGGACGTTCAGGACGGTGCTTTTGTTTTACGTCGCTTACACACAAacgacacttttttttctccactgcGTTTTGCTACTAAGCggcattaaaaaaatctatttttggcCCGGTTGGCTTGCCATAGTGGGGTTACTACCAGTCACCATTActactaatactactactacttaataggctttgctaagcagaTAAATTCATGCGAGCTCGTTCTTTTCTAATTAAGAGTCATTAATAAAAATCACTGGATGGATGCCGTCCTCAGAATTTGCTAATGTTGCCTACGTCACGGGCCAGCCGTGTCCAGGGACGGAACTTCGCCGTGTTTTTATATTTGAGCTTCTGGTGAAGCTTGGTGAGTTTTTCCTCCATCGGTCAACTGGATCTAAGAACACAAACGAGGACATTCAGTATTCAGGAGACATTATGACGCATTCTTATACATCTTACTCACCTTTTCAGGGGTGTAAGGCTCAAGGGATGCAGCTCTGCCTGGAAAAAAGGCAACTCTTCATGAACaagttggacagtgtgtgtggccttcatGAATAagatggacagtgtgtgtgtccttcgtAAATGagttggacagtgtgtgtgatccttcatgaacaagttggacagagtgtgtgtccttcatgaacaagttggtCAGTGCgtgtgtccttcatgaacaagttggtctgtgtgtgtgtccttcatgaacaagttggtttgtgtgtgtgtcctttgtgaacaagttggccagtgtgtgtgtccttcatgaacaagttggacagtgtgtgtggccttcatGAATaagttggacagtgtgtgtggccttcatGAATaagttggacagtgtgtgtgtccttcgtAAATGagttggacagtgtgtgtgatccttcatgaacaagttggacagagtgtgtgtccttcatgaacaagttggtCAGTGCgtgtgtccttcatgaacaagttggtctgtgtgtgtgtccttcatgaacaagttggtttgtgtgtgtgtcctttgtgaacaagttggccagtgtgtgtgtccttcatgaacaagttggacagtgtgtgtggccttcatGAATaagttggacagtgtgtgtggccttcatGAATaagttggacagtgtgtgtgtccttcgtAAATGagttggacagtgtgtgtgatccttcatgaacaagttggacagagtgtgtgtccttcatgaacaagttggtCAGTGCgtgtgtccttcatgaacaagttggtctgtgtgtgtgtccttcatgaacaagttggtttgtgtgtgtgtcctttgtgaacaagttggccagtgtgtgtgtccttcatgaacaagttggacagtgtgtgtggccttcatGAATaagttggacagtgtgtgtggccttcatgaacaagttggtCAGTGCgtgtgtccttcatgaacaagttggtctgtgtgtgtgtccttcatgaacaagttggtttgtgtgtgtgtcctttgtgaacaagttggccagtgtgtgtgtccttcatgaacaagttggccagtgtgtgtgtccttcatgaacaagttggacagtgtgtgtggccttcatGAATAggttggacagtgtgtgtgtccttcgtAAATGagttggacagtgtgtgtgatccttcatgaacaagttggacagagtgtgtgtccttcatgaacaagttggtctgtgtgtgtccttcatgaacaagttggtttgtgtgtgtgtccttcatgaacaagttggACAGTGTGCGTGTCCAACGCGTCATGTTCATACCTccagatttttttctcttcacaaTCCCCAGCGTGACCAGAAGCATCGTCGATATGATCAACAGGACCAGCAGACCCACGAAGACTCGAAGAGCTGTCACATGGAAATAAAGATGTTCTGCTGACAGAGAACTCTGCAGAAGCACGTGGGCCATGAGGGTCTCGCGCTACCTGTGGAGTGGTGGCCGCCACTCTCAGGCGCAGAGGACGCGGTGGGGTCCACGCCGACAACCGCTGTCAGAGAAGTAGAGGGTCGGGGGGCGGCATGGCCGGGGTGAGACCAGGTTTTACCTGCAGAGGTGAGGAGACGCGTCTCGGTGGGTTGAGTCTGGTCACCTGCACGACAAACAGGGATCTTCAGAGGTCCATATGGAACGAGTAAATTTGACCTACAGGTTTCTCGCTCAGCAAAGTGACCACCTGCTTCTCCCAGAGAGCTTCGTGATGGTTTTGTTAACAGGTAACTGGTAACCGTCGGAGGGGAGACTGTAGGCTCTGAAAATCAGAATGAAAAGGTCAGATATTCGTAATCAACTTTGATCTCGTTTAGAAAGACAGTGAAaagcgaaagtgaaagtgaagcgattttcattgtgaaacactgcggcacagcacacggtgacacggtgaaacgtgtcctctgcatttgaccgtCACCCTTGGACAGGCTACTGAAAACGCACTTGTTACGGGTgaaataggatgtgtagaaatagcatTGTTCACGTccacgagctgacgggggaaggaaggagGCGGGACATTCTTTAGACTTTAGCTAATGAGCTAATTTCATCGTCATCGTGCTCTCTAAAGTCTATCACACCCATATATGTGGGATGTGAGTACGAGGTCCTCGGTGCGCCTGCTTGCCGCTGCTGTGTAAAGGGGAGGGAGgcgggcctagcggttaaggaagccgccccgcaatcagaaggttgccggttcgaatcccgatctgtcaaggtgccactgaggtgccactgagcaaagcaccgtccccacacactgctccccgggcgcctgtcatggccgcccactgctcactcagggtgatgggttaaattcagaggacaaatttcactgtgtgcaccgtgtgctgtgctgctgtgtatcacaagtgacaatcacttcactttactttactttacttaaataaagcacatttaattcATAACTTAATTCACGGTgggccggtggtggcctagcggtttaaggaaacggcccccgtaatcagaaggtcgccggttcgaatccacacTGGGTGGTGACtgtaaaatacagaggacatcgttgtgtcaccgtgtgctgcgctgcagtgtttcagtgacaatcctttcactttcacttcagttcatTTTGTCAATACAAGCTCATCGTGTCACAATAATTTTTTCCTGGGTTGTGCAAAATCGcagaaaataatacaaacacGACTGACCTGTCACTGTAAGGTGAACCTTCGTAATCAGTGACCTGTAACCCCCCGACTCCCAGTCCGAAGCCACGCCGCACCAGTATGTCCCAGTATCGAAGCGGCTCAGGTTGTTCATGGTCACGGTGAAGGTCCGCTGGTGCCTGCTGTCGTGGAGAGCCAGCTTCTCCGACTGGACCCAGGCGCCGTCGTCGGACGTGGATAATTTATACTCGCAGGTGCTGCTCCTGTAATACTTGCAGAGATATTTAGCTGTCCCCTGGTGGACGTCCATGTAGTGGCAGCTGATGTTCAATGTTTCGCCCAGATGGGTGGAGACGTAGATGGACAGTCTCACAGCAATCTGTCACTAGGAGggagcaatttttaaaaattccaaaTGTAATGTACAAATTCCAGCAAATTCCAGCACAAATCTGAATAGTCACATGACTATTCATTTGCATATGGACCACCCCTGTTTACTCTCTAATTAACGTCATTTAGCCAACATAAATCAACACaaataatatgaaattaataacTAATTATGCTCGGCATTCCTGTTGAACTGCTTTAAATGTACacaattataaaacaaacaccGAAATTAGTCATGTTAGTCTACGCAATAAAACCGCTATGGTCATTTGTATAATTGCCTAAATGACGTGAGATCTTTCTTCTGACCTTCACAATTTATTGGACATTTTCATGTATGGGTTGGACTGGTTTTGGTTCCCGTTTTCTCTACCTTCTGCTTAGTTTGCATCCTGGTGACCCCACAGGATGACCTCTGACCGGGTCTTTAATCGGTGGTGCCCTTGTTTTCAACATTCGCCCACGTTGCTACGGGGAAGGGACTTTTTCAAATGTCCACGTCACCCTCCATCAGTAGAGGAGGACTCACCCTCCATCACACGGAGCGACACCTCGGCGTCGTCACCACCGTCCGAGCAGCGGTAGGTCCCGGCGTCCTCCGGCCGCAGCTGGTCGATGGTCACCATGAAGAACCGACCCGTGGAGTTGTTGTACAGCGAGAACCTCCCTCGTCTCTCCCACTGGTTCCGAGTCCTGCCGCTAATTTTACTCGCACATTCGCCACGCCGGCCCTTGCAGAAGGACCTCTCCGCATTCTTCAGCTCGTCGTTGTAGTCACACTTTACGGTGACCGTTCCTCCTGAGTACCCCGCCACCACCGCTGCCTGAACCCCACCTGTCCATCAAATCCAGCTGTCACTTCTCACATAAATTCCCACTGTGACTATATTACAACCTCAACAATGATGTTTTGtgattgtaattttttattctaatttttGCTGTTATGTGTGGACACTCACCTACAAACAGACAGAGAGTAGAAACGATGAAGGTCTTCATCTTCACTCGACCCTTCTTCTGGCGATGCTGCTCTCCGTCTCCTCCTCTCGTTGGACCTTTTATGacgtttcctgtttttttgttgttgtcaacTTGTATTGTTGCAATTTCCTTTggaaaaatgattaaatcatCTTCCCTTTTCTCACATGTGCTGACACTGGAGTTAAGAAATGTCACTTGTTTTTAGCGCCGGGCCAGTGTCACTGCTCCGGGGATTCCTGCGTGTCTCAACCGTGAGCATTTTGCCACCAATTTCATTTACTTCACCGTCGGAAGAAGATGTGTCTGCAGGTTCATATTCATTTGTGCTCGGATTTCAGGGGTTAATCCTCCACGGCCGCTTCATTGCTTCATGCAGTACCTCAGCTCACGTGCTTTTATCCACAAGTAATGATCAG contains:
- the LOC114785845 gene encoding CMRF35-like molecule 8 isoform X3, encoding MDVHQGTAKYLCKYYRSSTCEYKLSTSDDGAWVQSEKLALHDSRHQRTFTVTMNNLSRFDTGTYWCGVASDWESGGYRSLITKVHLTVTEPTVSPPTVTSYLLTKPSRSSLGEAGGHFAERETCKTWSHPGHAAPRPSTSLTAVVGVDPTASSAPESGGHHSTALRVFVGLLVLLIISTMLLVTLGIVKRKKSGGRAASLEPYTPEKIQLTDGGKTHQASPEAQI
- the LOC114785845 gene encoding uncharacterized protein LOC114785845 isoform X1, which codes for MDVHQGTAKYLCKYYRSSTCEYKLSTSDDGAWVQSEKLALHDSRHQRTFTVTMNNLSRFDTGTYWCGVASDWESGGYRSLITKVHLTVTEPTVSPPTVTSYLLTKPSRSSLGEAGGHFAERETCRSNLLVPYGPLKIPVCRAGDQTQPTETRLLTSAGKTWSHPGHAAPRPSTSLTAVVGVDPTASSAPESGGHHSTALRVFVGLLVLLIISTMLLVTLGIVKRKKSGGRAASLEPYTPEKIQLTDGGKTHQASPEAQI
- the LOC114785845 gene encoding CMRF35-like molecule 8 isoform X2; translated protein: MDVHQGTAKYLCKYYRSSTCEYKLSTSDDGAWVQSEKLALHDSRHQRTFTVTMNNLSRFDTGTYWCGVASDWESGGYRSLITKVHLTVTEPTVSPPTVTSYLLTKPSRSSLGEAGDQTQPTETRLLTSAGKTWSHPGHAAPRPSTSLTAVVGVDPTASSAPESGGHHSTALRVFVGLLVLLIISTMLLVTLGIVKRKKSGGRAASLEPYTPEKIQLTDGGKTHQASPEAQI
- the LOC114785890 gene encoding CMRF35-like molecule 2 codes for the protein MKTFIVSTLCLFVGGVQAAVVAGYSGGTVTVKCDYNDELKNAERSFCKGRRGECASKISGRTRNQWERRGRFSLYNNSTGRFFMVTIDQLRPEDAGTYRCSDGGDDAEVSLRVMEGESSSTDGG